GCAATTGTTTCAACAGGCTGTAGTGTTCACGGATATTAGCTTGGAGAAAGCTATCGAGTTCGATAGTTTCTGCCACAAACATGAGCCTCCAATTGCTTTTATAAAATCTGAAGTCCGAGGACTTTTCGGCTGTGTGTTTTGCGACTTTGGCCCAAAGTTTACTGTCGATGATGTCGATGGAAATGATCCATATACAGGCATTATTGCATCCATAAGCAATGATAATCCTCCATTGGtcacatgtgttgatgatgaaagGATCGAGTTTCAAGATGGAGATCTAGTTGTATTTTCTGAAGTTCATGGTATGTCAGAACTCAATGATGGTAAGCCAAGAAAAGTAATAAAtgcaaaaccatattcattcagtATAGAAGAAGATACCACAAATTATGGGGCTTATCAGAAGGGTGGAATTGTTACACAACTGAAACAACCGAAAGTGTTAAACTTTAAGCCTCTGCAAGAAGCACTTAAAGATCCTGGTGAATTTCTTCTTAGCGATTTCTCCAAATTTGATCGCCCTCCACTTCTGCATCTGATGTTTCAAGCATTGGATAAGCTTGTATCAGAGTTGGGAAGATACCCTGTTGCTGGAAGCGATGAAGATGCCCAGAAATTTCTCTCTTTAGTTACTCACATGAATAATGAACTAAAAGATGGAAAAATTGAAGAAATTGATGAGAAAATTGTACGAAATTTCGCGTTTGGTGCACGGTCTGTGTTGAACCCTATGGCAGCGATGTTTGGGGGTTTAGTTGGACAGGAAGTTGTGAAGGCTTGCTCTGGAAAGTTCCATCCTCTATTTCAGGTTAGTTCTCACTGAAGGTGGCGGGTTGGGTAATGGGTCTAAGTGCtccatttttaatatgaattttgttTTATTCTTCTCTGTTCTTTTTATCAATGGTTGACCCTCTTGACACTTGCccattttcagctttttttttgaaAATTGTTCTTGTTAATATACCAATCATTATTGAATTATGAAAATTAAatgtttatgtttatttatatttatatataaatctttgaATAAAACAGTAGGAGGTTATAAGTAATGGGAATGGGCTTTGGGCGACTTTCATTATGTTCAATACATCAAGCCAATTGACTTTTTTTCTATTCAGATTAGTTTGTTTGACTTGCACCTGTAAGACAAAGCACAAACCTAtttataagtaaatgagtaaaatgcAACTTCTATTCTTCATCTCTCTTACTTTACGGGTCTTTAAGGTCTTCTCTATGAAGTTTATCATGTGATTTTTGCGAACCGAAATTTCAACAATCAGTTTTCATGTTTGGTTAGACGCTTCTTGTTATCTGTTATACCGGGGGTCTGATAACAAGTTATTGATAGATATTTAACTTTAACAGCTGTTATTAGATGGGGATAGCATTAAACCACCAATATACCACATTTAAACCtatgttttttattttattattattataacttcgaACTCATTCAATCACTTTTTTATTGTCGGTTTCCTTTTAAGATGAAATTATTATTGAAACCCATGGTGACCACCAAATACACCCTGTGCATGTGTGGGTTGATTTTAAGCTTATAGTCTGTAATCTATTctaacaaattttttatttttattgtgaGCAGTTTTTCTATTTTGACTCCCTCGAGTCCCTTCCTGTTGAGCCCTTGGATCCAAATGATTTAAAGCCTTTGAATACTCGTTATGATGCTCAAATATCGGTTTTTGGGGCCAAACTTCAGAAACAGTTGGAGGAAGCCAAAGTTTTTGTTGTGGGATCTGGTGCCTTAGGTTGTGAATTTTTGAAGAACTTAGCATTGATGGGTGTTTCTTGTGGTAATGATGGGAAGTTAACAGTTACTGATGATGATGTTATTGAGAAAAGCAACCTTAGTAGGCAGTTTCTTTTCCGAGATTGGAACATTGGACAAGCTAAGTCAACCGTTGCTGCAACTGCTGCTTCTTTGATAAACCCTAATTTTCATGTCGAAGCACTTCAAAATCGGGCCAGCCCAGATTCTGAAAATGTGTTTGATGATACCTTTTGGGAAAATCTTAGCGTTGTTGTTAACGCTCTTGACAATGTGAATGCACGTCTTTATATCGATCAACGATGCTTGTATTTTCAAAAACCACTTTTAGAGTCGGGAACTTTAGGTGCCAAGTGTAACACTCAAATGGTGATTCCACACTTAACTGAGAACTATGGTGCCTCCAGGGACCCACCTGAGAAACAAGCTCCTATGTGTACGGTACATTCATTTCCGCATAACATTGACCACTGTTTGACTTGGGCTCGGTCGGAGTTTGAAGGATTGCTTGAGAAGACTCCAGCTGAAGCAAATGCTTATCTATCTAATCCAAGTGAGTATACTTCTGGAATGGAAAAGGCTGGTGATGCACAAGCAAGGGATAATTTGGAACGTGTCCTTGAATGTCTAGAGAAGGAGCGATGCGAAACATTCACAGATTGCATAACGTGGGCCCGTCTGAAGTAATTTTCTTTAATTTTAAACTAGTACATTCAGCTTAACATTTTTCTCGAGGGTAAAATGGGTAGGATGGGTGGTTGGTTTTCATCGTCAAAAATGATACCCATGTATTGTGGAGTCAACAATTTTTTCTTGTGTCTTCTATCCATAAGTTTAATATAACAAACAGTCAAAActttaaatattaattaaatgttgAAATAAAATAATCAAGAAGATTTTAGGTATTGTGAGTACACTTAAAGTGACTTTTTTGTTTAATCTGGAGGCAAAGTATAAACTAAATTGATTCAAATCTCTATGAACAGTTTCATGTCTTAATGTGTAGTTTTTGGTATGGGTTGAAACGGGTGAAGTTTGGTTGACATGGATCACTTCTAATTGAAGGTCCTAAGTTTTTTATATTTTGATATTTCAAATCTACTTGGAAGGTCATATCATTGCTACAATAGTTTTAAATAAGTTAGTTAAAATTCAATCAAGATGTGTTACTGCACTATTAACTTTTGACCCGTTCAGCCATTTCACTCGAACTCGTATCTTTTTATTATATTTCCATTTGATAGTTTTAACCTGTTTCACCCGTTGGAGATCAAAAATAGTTCGAATCAACTCATTATTTAATGATCATCTTTTCACATGCTCTTTCATATTCCTTCAGGTTTGAAGACTATTTTGCCAACCGTGTGAAACAGCTGACATTCACGTTCCCTGAGGATGCTAATAACAGTAGTGGGATGCCTTTTTGGTCTGCACCAAAACGTTTCCCTCGACCCCTTCAGTTCTCTGTTGAAGACCAAAGTCATCTTCAATTTGTGATAGCAGCATCTATATTAAGGGCTGAAACTTATGGTATACCCATTCCTGATTGGGTCAAATCTCCAAACAAGTGTGCTGATGCTGTTGGCAAAGTTATTGTACCCGATTTTGAACCCAAAAAGGATGTGAAGATTGTAACCGATGAAAAGGCCACTAGTATGTCCACTGCATCTATTGATGATTCTGCTGTTATAAATGATTTGATCAAGAAGTTAACATTGTGCCACCAGAAGCTGCCACCTGGCTTCAAGATGAACCCGATTCAGTTTGAGAAGGTGCACcctttctctctctatatatattcgTTTGTCAATAAAGCGTCTTTGTGTCTTGTTCGTTTAAGTTTTCCAAAATCTTCTTTGTTTTTTTAAGACAGCCCTTATGCTGTCATTAACGTGCATAAAAAACTTGTCAAATTTCACTCACCGCCACTTTAAAGTCAAAGGTAACGGTTATGTACAAGTCTTTTATGCACCTTAACGACAGCCACAAGGGTTGTCGTTAGAAAAATCCAATCTTTTATTGGTGCATAAAAACCTAATAACTTTCTTTATTCAAAAAATATgatttaaattaaaataaaaaatctaGGGGACAGCGATTCAGGTCAAGATGACTCAACTTCTGACCTGTTTATAATGTGCAGATCATGCTATTAAAACTATAACTGTCAAATTGTTTTTAGTAAGTGGATTAAAGTATTCACTtgagctaaattttttttttttttataatgtttAGGATGATGATACCAACTATCACATGGACCTGATAGCTGGGCTTGCTAATATGAGAGCTAGAAACTACAGCATCCCAGAAGTCGATAAGCTTAAAGCCAAGTTTATTGCTGGTAGGATCATTCCTGCAATAGCAACCGCCACAGCTATGGCTACCGGCTTTGTCTGTTTGGAGCTCTACAAGGTCTTAAATGGAGGTCACAAAGTGGAAGACTACAGAAACACCTTTGTCAACCTTGCGCTTCCTCTCTTCTCAATGGCTGAACCTGTTCCACCAAAAGTGATTAAGCACCAGGACCTGAGCTGGACCGTTTGGGACCGCTGGATCATCAGAGATAATCCCACTTTGAGAGAGCTTCTTAAATGGCTTAAAAACAAAGGGCTGAATGCTTATAGCATTTCTTTTGGAAGCTGCTTGTTGTACAACAGCATGTTCCCAAGGCACAAAGATAGAATGGACAAAAAGATGGTACAACTTGTAACAGATGTGGCTAAAGCTGATCTCCCTCCGTTCAGACGACATTTTGACGTGGTTGTGGCTtgtgaggatgatgatgataatgacgtTGATATTCCTCAGATCTCGATATACTTCAAGTAGATGATGCTGTTGGTCCTTTATTTTGTAGTAATGAGAGTCGTGATTTCTAGCTTCTAGTCATTGATCATGGTTTACTGCTGATTTTAAAGCAGTGTAATCTGATACATTTTATCGTGAATTACCTATCAACTTACTAAACCTATGCTGTCTTGtacaagattatgttttaaaaaaactttgttcagcATCATTACATTCATTAGGGGTTTAAATGCTACATTATCTAAGAATAATGTCATTATGATATTAGACAAACAATAAGATCTTTCTAAGATGACAAGTGCGGGacaaataatgataatgaagattATCACTATTCAAGATTATCACTATTCCAGTGAACTGAATCATGACAAATTCATTTATTTAAATAGATTCATAAGCAAACCATTTCTTAACCATTTCAAAGCATTCTTTATGCTTGAATTCTGGAGCCGTGTGACCTGCGCCCTGTAAAATCAGTAATTTGTTAAATAACTATATTTCCCGACTATATAAAGATACATCTATGAATTTATTGTACCTTTACGGTCGCAAATACTAATGAATAGTTATCGCGGGCATAGGTGGTTTTGTAACCTCCTACTTCATCATTTGAATACCAAGCTTCCCAGTTACTATCCGTAATTGTCAAATTCAGAGACTTTATCCAATTATGTGTACCGATATATGGAACCATTAGGTCGTGATCTCCACTGTTCATTAAACACGTAAGAAGTCAGATCGTGTAAGTAGACTTTAACAAAAAGTAGCATAGTACTTTGATTACCTGAAGATCAAAGCTCTGCAATTTCTCTTAGTTAGCATTTTGTGATAGATGACGCTACTTAGGACGTCGAActcatataacggcattgaacttTTACTTGATGAGTATCTCATGTCCAAGTTACATAGCCGAAACTCCTTCACCATTCCCTAATTAACAATAGCATTTTATATCAACAAAAACACATTAAATGAATAAATTATCAACTATGTATTAGTTAACATACCTCATGTACACCAAGTGCTCGCATAACACGTTTATCTTTCGCCCAAATAGTTGCATAGTTATAATAATCTTCCTGTTGACAGAAATATAActtgcatatataaatatattacatgttcataGTATAAAAATACACAAGAATTGGAGAGCAAGGAAGATAATGTACTCGACAGCGATGGGTACTATTCGCCGAAGAATGTTGCAAAACCATCTTAATTGGATTGGCCTCAGGGCATATCTGATTTTCCTTTATTTGATATAAACTTTTCAACAAAGAAGTTGCTTCTTGGCAATTATGATCCAAAATACTTTGAATATTAATGTCTTTAACGCGCTAAAATAAATAAAAGCAAACGTATTAGCTATTTAGCTAACATGACAGAACGTATAAGAAGAATTAAGATGAGATTAATggttattaatgatactttgtcGACTTCAACAAGATTTGACGTGCATAGCAAATTTTTAGAATTAGCTTTTACAAACTCTCCGTTGCAGTTCTTTTTCGTtgactatataaataaatacacaTTACTATTTCTGGTTGCATTTCGGTTGGAACAGAGATATGACTATGCATATGAAACAGAAGTTTTGTGCTACCTCGAATAAATCTTTGGGTATAAGTGCGACATGATAAGCATATTCGAATCTCGAGTTTCTATCACCACTTTCATCAGTTAGCGGGTTTCCTGCCATGTAACCCTACAGTTTTCCATCGAGAATAATCTTAGAAATATCACGCATACATGTTTCATGCTTATAGAATACAAAACCAAGGAATTTATTTAGAGTAATTATCCACATATTACTTACCTTAATGTTAATATTAGGCTCTAATCCTTCCTCGTTACCTTTAGAAGGAACACAAATTAGATCACTTTACGCTTCCTTTTAATGTATCCACGAATAGtaataataaacttaataaaaacttgaaggtgataataataaaaagaagAGAGAACAGAGTAAAATGCAATACCTTTATATAATTCTTCAGTAACCATAGGAATAACAATTCCAGAATAAGAGATCCCAGTAACATACATAGGATTGTTTGAAAATCTGGGATGATCTCTAACAAActgcattaattaattaattaattaattaatattattaagtaacaATCAGCACAAATTACTCATTACTCGCAATATAATttgatttataatttataatactgCATACTGACCTTTCTAATAAATTCAACGGTTTGTGATGCTGATAATGTATCACTTGAACGAGCAGCTTCTAAAGTTCTGGTATATGAGTATCCGGTCAGAGTAGGTGCATCCACATATATGATATTCGCCACCTTTGCGTGCAAGTGTACAAATTTTGAACTTAACATTATAGTTTAGGAAAAAGTAAATTAGCCAGAGTTAGAAAATCAAGAGTATTTTGGTACCTTTGTCCATGAGTTTGGGTCAACCTGTAGAGCAGGGACATTATGGATGTATTTTCCGTATTGAATTTGCATAGGACCTATTAATATAAGATCAATGCTATTTATGAATACATTTTGTAATATTCTATATTCTAATAttacaaaagaaataaaaaaaatatattttgtaaGATTCTTTTGTagaattgagttttgttgttgttattgtacatTTTGTAATATTCTTTTGTGCACAGCTTATGTCATAAAGGATATGCAACACTCATAACAGTGTAAATTCCAGTAAATATTTTTTTAAAGGtaagatttaatttatataaaatttaCAAGAAAAAAGTATGCAGTTGGTCCTAACGTTTGTTTCATATTTTACATTTGGCATTTTTCTATTTTTTGACTCGGTTGGTCACCGAAGTATCGTCTATTACGCGGTTGGTCCCTTTCACTAACAATCGTTGGTAAAATTCTCTTAATGTTAACATGTGTCTGGCATGTGAGGGTATATTCCTCATTTTTCATGGTTCCATCTCTTTTGACTTACACCAACTCCGTAATTTTTTTCAATCAGTAAACTAGCAAGAAGCTACATAAGGTAACATCCCCACACAGTGGCGGATGCATGATTTTTTTTTTTCACCGGGGAAAAATatataggttttggggcaaaaaaaaaaaagatccataccgagggcaaagtcgaaaaatttaaaatttttacactaaaaatttaAAATTCAATGGGAGCGCCCCCCTCGGTCCCCACATAAATCCGCCCCTGCCCCCACAAACAAAAAATACAGATATACTATCTTCTAGTTTAGATGACAGTTATCTACATTTTTAAACAAAAATGCATACCGATTTCAAAAAAGAAGGCATGAAGAGTGGTACAACCAGGTCCTCCAGCAAGCCAAATAATTAGTGGATCCTTTTCAGGATTCCCTTCTGATTCtacaaaataataaaatagctGCACATCTTCCTCTTCTCCTATTCCAATATACCTTCATTtttccatacatacatatatgcacATTCATTCaactatatattttatttaatcatTCACATAAAAACCCTGAagttaaaattaaattaatattttatatatatatataatcatagtgAAAGGATTCATGGAGAACTTAGGTAGGGAGAGAACCCATAGCACCAAAGGGTTTAGTAGAAGGGTTTAGAATTGGGGTTTAGAAATTGGGGTTTAGAATTtgaggtttagaaattagggtttagaaattggggtttagaatgagtttttaacacgaacggtttagagtttagggtttagggtttacgggttttgggtttagggactaaaccctaaactttaaatagggctaaatttaaaaaaaaaaaaaaattcgaaaattttttcccacaattttttttaaaaaaagttttcCACATCAGCATGCTGACGTCAGCAGACTGACTGTCACGTCAGCAgactgactgccacatcagcacAGACTGACACGTGGCTCAGTCTTCGATGATGTGGCAGTCAGTCTGCTAACGTGGCAGTCAGACCGCTGACGTCAGCATGCTGCTGACGTCAgactgactgccacatcagcacAGACTGACACGTGGCTCAGTCTGCGATGATGTGGCAGTCAGTCTGCTGACGTGGCAGTCAGACCGCTGACGTCAGCATGCTGACGTggaaaactttaaaaaaaaaatttcaacaaaaacattttttttgaaatttttttttttttttttttttttttgtgaattttTTTGTTCAAAGAATAGGTGCATATGGTAGATGCATGTACATTAAAATGTGAGTTCTCTAGGTTTTCTCCGTACCTAAGTTCTGTATGAATCCTCACCCTATAatcataataaattaataataatagttattattgttatatacCCGGTTTCTAGTTTGAAAGGTAGATGACCATGAAATCCAGGTAAGGTCTTGACGATGCTCCGGGAGGCAACCAGGGTGGAACAGGCTAAAAGAAACAACTCTAAATACATTACACCATTTTTGtgcatcattattaatatttaatttgtTGCGGATAGACAATGATAAATATATTCGAACGTATGTGATGATATAAGTTTGTATTTAAATTAGTGAGAATCCTAGAGTGAGACAAGTGTCTGGTGTCTGAAAAAATGAGACGAGTGTACAATTTGTCCAATATTATTAACGGTTTTAATTTTTGTCTCGTAATCAGTTAATGGATTCTCTATTGTGATAGTATTGACCTTTgacaaaaacatatatatattgtcTTCATAATAATTTCTTATTCAATATTTATTCCAGAAAAAAGTTAAATCACATCGAGCGGATCTAAAGATTAACAATTACAACTGATATAATATGAAAACCAAACTAAGCCAAACACAAGACATAACAACAAACATAAGCAAACGATCCCACCAACCGAGTGAAAACACTAATGATTAGGAGAATACAATATGCCTATACGCTAACAAAGAAATACACTAAACCACAACTCTCGAGCATAAAAGTGATCAGAAAGAACACCAATGACCGCCATGTTCCTGAGAAGTCAGTAACAATAGGATTTTTTTTCTTCAAATAGTTGTTTTTCGGAGAAGTTTACacaaataatattttaaaaataattataaatctagTATAACCGGCCTTGCCAATGCCGATTTTTACACATGTCAGCCAAAACCGGCTTTCTCAAGGCCAGTTTCGTTCATTTTGAATTCAGTCAGCAAAAAGGTGCACTTTTCAGACATCATGAATCCTAGTAAAAAACTGACTTTCCTAAGGCCAGTTTCTGATTGGAACCCAAAAATGACAGACAGTAACcttttaaaatttgtatttttatataaaaatccacGCGACACAATTTGTGCCACGTGTAAGTCTTTGTGATTCAGTATGTGTCACATGCTAGTCCGTGTGACTCAGTTGGTACTACATGTTAGTCTGTGTTGCTTAGTCTATGCCACATGTCAGTCTTTGTGACTTATTTTTTGACACGTGTCAGTTTATGCTCACATGTCAGTCGACATAGAACAAATTGAGTCTATGAGTTAGTCTGTGCCTACATGTCAGTTTGCGTGGCACAAACTAGTCCTTTTCCGTTAATCTGTCAGTTAGTCTTTAGTTTTCTTGACTTTCTCATTAATTAGTTTCTCTGGTATATTTCATTTAACTTCCTCACACAATAATTACAATTTtaaccaacgaagcattgcttcaatggtatCTAATGCCTTAGTAGGGCGGGCCCGTGATTAGTTGACA
The window above is part of the Rutidosis leptorrhynchoides isolate AG116_Rl617_1_P2 chromosome 1, CSIRO_AGI_Rlap_v1, whole genome shotgun sequence genome. Proteins encoded here:
- the LOC139897648 gene encoding ubiquitin-activating enzyme E1 1-like; the encoded protein is MLPGKRSAGGEVVVDDTLVKKTKIDSFISSAAATTAAAASTSTEPSLTVASMGGGNSPNGNGTTNGKMPVCGESNKTDIDEDLHSRQLAVYGRETMRRLFASNILVSGMQGLGAEIAKNLILAGVKSVTLHDQGTVELWDLSSNFVFTEEDLGKNRALASIQKMQELNNSVVVSTLTTELTTEKLSEFQAVVFTDISLEKAIEFDSFCHKHEPPIAFIKSEVRGLFGCVFCDFGPKFTVDDVDGNDPYTGIIASISNDNPPLVTCVDDERIEFQDGDLVVFSEVHGMSELNDGKPRKVINAKPYSFSIEEDTTNYGAYQKGGIVTQLKQPKVLNFKPLQEALKDPGEFLLSDFSKFDRPPLLHLMFQALDKLVSELGRYPVAGSDEDAQKFLSLVTHMNNELKDGKIEEIDEKIVRNFAFGARSVLNPMAAMFGGLVGQEVVKACSGKFHPLFQFFYFDSLESLPVEPLDPNDLKPLNTRYDAQISVFGAKLQKQLEEAKVFVVGSGALGCEFLKNLALMGVSCGNDGKLTVTDDDVIEKSNLSRQFLFRDWNIGQAKSTVAATAASLINPNFHVEALQNRASPDSENVFDDTFWENLSVVVNALDNVNARLYIDQRCLYFQKPLLESGTLGAKCNTQMVIPHLTENYGASRDPPEKQAPMCTVHSFPHNIDHCLTWARSEFEGLLEKTPAEANAYLSNPSEYTSGMEKAGDAQARDNLERVLECLEKERCETFTDCITWARLKFEDYFANRVKQLTFTFPEDANNSSGMPFWSAPKRFPRPLQFSVEDQSHLQFVIAASILRAETYGIPIPDWVKSPNKCADAVGKVIVPDFEPKKDVKIVTDEKATSMSTASIDDSAVINDLIKKLTLCHQKLPPGFKMNPIQFEKDDDTNYHMDLIAGLANMRARNYSIPEVDKLKAKFIAGRIIPAIATATAMATGFVCLELYKVLNGGHKVEDYRNTFVNLALPLFSMAEPVPPKVIKHQDLSWTVWDRWIIRDNPTLRELLKWLKNKGLNAYSISFGSCLLYNSMFPRHKDRMDKKMVQLVTDVAKADLPPFRRHFDVVVACEDDDDNDVDIPQISIYFK
- the LOC139882064 gene encoding serine carboxypeptidase-like 17, coding for MHKNGVMYLELFLLACSTLVASRSIVKTLPGFHGHLPFKLETGYIGIGEEEDVQLFYYFVESEGNPEKDPLIIWLAGGPGCTTLHAFFFEIGPMQIQYGKYIHNVPALQVDPNSWTKVANIIYVDAPTLTGYSYTRTLEAARSSDTLSASQTVEFIRKFVRDHPRFSNNPMYVTGISYSGIVIPMVTEELYKGNEEGLEPNINIKGYMAGNPLTDESGDRNSRFEYAYHVALIPKDLFESTKKNCNGEFVKANSKNLLCTSNLVEVDKRVKDINIQSILDHNCQEATSLLKSLYQIKENQICPEANPIKMVLQHSSANSTHRCREDYYNYATIWAKDKRVMRALGVHEGMVKEFRLCNLDMRYSSSKSSMPLYEFDVLSSVIYHKMLTKRNCRALIFSGDHDLMVPYIGTHNWIKSLNLTITDSNWEAWYSNDEVGGYKTTYARDNYSLVFATVKGAGHTAPEFKHKECFEMVKKWFAYESI